CCGCGTGCCGGGCGGGAGGAAGCGCGCCGCGAGGCGGCCGACCGCGAGCACCGCGAGCAGCAGGACTGGCTGCGGGAGTTCTTCGCCGAGCAGGAGCGCCGTGTGGCCCAGACGGACCCGCAGGCGTTGGAGATGGCCCGCCAGAGGACTCGGGAACTGGCGCGCATGGGGCGGGAGAAGATGGCCAACTCCCGGCGCAAGCAAGGGGCTTCAGCAGATCAGCAACATTGACGCCTCGGTGTTCGCTATTAAGATATAAGTAGGAGTTCGGAACTGGCCGAACTCCACGACCTCTTGGAGACCATCAGTGACCGACACGCTCACCCCTGCCCCCGACGTCTACGTCGTGGTCGCCGAAGTGATCCACGGCCCCGTCGTCGCCCCCCGGCTCGGCAGCGGCCTCTACTGCTCGGCCGAGTGCGCCGAACACGGCGTCCGTGAACTCGTCGCCGACCTGAGCAAGGAGGAGAGTGGCAGCGGCTTCGTCCTCCCGTACCGTGGGCGCGCGATCGGCTGCGTCGTCACGCACGGCGGGCGGATGTGGGCGGTTCAGGTCCTGGCCAGCAGTGAACTGCCCCCCGTCTGACATTTCCTTCACCTGAGATAGGTGACATTTTTCAATGACCGGCGAGATCCCTGTCCGCCCGTCATTGCACACACTCTTGGAGACCAGACCATGACCACCACCATCGCGGCCCTGCCCGACCACAACCTCCTCAGCGACCCGCTGTGGCAGCGACTGTTCCACGCCTACCGGCACGTCATCACCCCCCTGCGGTACGCGGGCCGGGTCACCGACCTGGAGACCAGCGGCGGCCAGTACCACGTCCGCGCCGACCTCGGTGACGGCACTGAGCTGATCATCGCTTCCGAGGACGGCCTTCCCGCCGACCCCGCCGAGGTGAACGGCTGGCACGCCCTGCGGCAGCACACACAGGACCCGGACCGCCACACCGTCCTGTACGACTCCACGCCCAACGGGCCGCAGCGCCACCACGGCAACACCCTCATCCCGCTGTTCGCCCGCATCGACGGCCTCGACGCCCCCCGCCGCGCACCCCAGCTGATCGTCTCGGCCACGCACACCTCGCCGTACGGCGCGAACCACAACCAGACCGCCGGAATCGAGGGCCCGGCCACCGCCGTCGCCCGCTTCTCAGAGTGGTCGAAGCGGCTCACCGACCACGAGGGCTATCGCCGCGTCTGGCAGCGGTCCGAACGCGACGGCTACCCGCTGGCGCTGTTCGAAAGCGCCGGACACATCACCACCGTCCGCGTCACCGCCAGCGATGGCTGACCGGCCGCGCCGCGCACTGCGCCCCACCGGGGGCGCGGACCGGTGATCTGGCTGCTGATCGTGTGCGCCCTCGTCCTGCTGGGGTTCACCGCCCTCGGCATCGAGGACAGCCGCCACCACCGCGCATTACGCGCCCGAGACCAGTCCTGACCGAAGGCCGCCCGGCCCAGCCGGGCCGGGCGGCCCCGCCTCCTGGAGACCCACCCCGTGCCCCGATCCATCCACCTGCTCTGCGGGGCGGGCGGAGATGCAACCGGCCTGCTTGAAGCCGGATTCGAACCCATCCTGGGCATCAACCACTGGCAGACCGCCGTCGACACCTTCGAGCTCAACCACCCCACCGCAGCCGCGCGCTGCGCCGACATCCAGAACTACCCCATGCGCTGGCTCCCCAAGGCCCTCGTGCTGTGGGCCAGCGTCATCTGCACCGAGATCAGCCCCGCCGGCGGCAAGAAGCGCCCCGACCCCGTGCAGGACGCCCTCTTCGAAGAAGAGGAGCAGTGGCGCGAACTTCCGCCGGAAGCCTTCGAGATGACTCGGGTGACCGCCTGGTGCGTGCTGCGCGCCGCCGAGGCCAAGCGGTTCCCCTGCGTCGTCGTGGAGAACGTGGTCGAGTTCGTCACGGACTGGATCCTGTTCCCCGAGTGGATCCGCGCCATGAAGAAGCTCGGCTACCGGGTCCAGATCGTCTCCGTGTCCTCCGCGCACATCGGCTCGGAGACCAACCCGTACGCCCCGCAGTGGCGCGACCGTGTGTACCTGGTCTTCACCCTCACGGGCGTGCGCCGCCCCGACCTCGCGCCGCGACCGCTGGCGTACTGCGTCGAGTGCGGGCGGGACGTCAAGGCGCGCCAGAGCTGGCGCGACCCGCGGGTGAAGGTCGGCAAGTACGGCGTCCAGTACGACTACCGCTGCCCGAACACCCGCTGCGGCCACGCGCTCGTGGAGCCGTACGTCCGGCCCGCCTCCGACGTGATCATGTGGGACGACATCGGCCAGCGGATCGGGGATCGCGCCAAGCCACTGGTGCCCAACACCATGCGGCGGATCGAGGCCGGGCTGGCGAAGTTCCCCTACGACCCGTCTGTCGTCACCCTCACCCACGGCAAGGACGGCACCGACCGGGCCTTCGCCCCGCACACCCGGCCGCTGCCCACCCGCACGGCCAAGCTCGGCGAAGCCCTCCTGGTACCGGTTGGCGGCTCGTGGAACGACACCGCCTCCTCGGCCGCGGAGCCGATGCGTACCCGCACCACCCGCGAGAGCGAAGCCCTTGTCACGGTGGACCCGTTCATCGTGGAGTTCCGCAACAACTGCGACGCCGCGCCGATCGACGCTCCACTCAGCACCATCGCCACGGCCCGCCATCACGGCCTGGTCGTGCCCGACGGTGACATCCGCTCGCGGGCGCGCAACACGCTGGTCATCCCGTACCGGAAGGCCGCGCCGAAGACGACGGCCGGGCCGCTGCACACCCTGTCCACCCGCGACTCGGCGGCCGTCCTACGCAGCGCGCCCGCCATCGAGGACTGCTACTTCCGGATGCTCCAGCCACGCGAGCAGCTGTCGGCCCAGCGGTTCCCCGGGACCTACGAAGTCGTCGGCTCCAAGGCCGCCCAGACCCAGCAGGCCGGCAACGCCGTGTCGGTGAACGTCGCCCGCTGGATCGGCGAGCGCCTCAAGCCCGTCCTGGCCTGACCCACCAAGAAGAAGGAGTACACCGTCATGACCCCTGTCACCTCCGAGCAGATGGCCGTCCTCGCGCAACAGCGCGCGGAGCTGGACGCCGAGCGGCGCCTCATCCAAAAGGCGCACTGCCTGGCCGTCCTTGACCACGTTGCGGCCAAGGTCCGCCAGGCGTGCCCAGAGGCCGCGTACATCGGCGTCGCCTACGACGGCAAGACGCGGGAGCTGGACCTGCTCGGCGTGCTCGGCGAGCAGACCAGTCCGCTCGGCGGCCTGCCCTGGGTCTGGGAGGCCAGCGACGAAGAGCATCCCCTCGCGGAGCTCGCCATAGAGATCGAAGCTGACGTCGAGACCGCCCTGGAGCCCTACGACTCCCCGGCCTGGGCCACCGTGCGACGCAACAGCGCCAGCGACGGAAACCTCTGGCTGGTGGAGCTGCCCCCGCTCGACCGGGCCGCGCGCATTGCCCAACTGGTGCGCGAGCACCATCCCGTGGCCACCGCAGTCGTCATCGACGGCCGAAGGGGAGGCCGGATCATCGAGGTCTTCGAAGGCGTCGCCGACAACGGCACGCCGGTCCGTGCCCCGCGCCCGAAATGGCCGGCCGCCTGTGACACCGTCCTGACTCGGCTTCTGGGTCAGGTGCTCGCCCTCCCGGCTCTGGCCGACCGGCACCTGATGCCCCTGCCCGGTGACTACGCCCACCCGTACGGCGTCAGCACCAGCGATCAGGTGCGCCTGATGCCGCTGCCGCCGACCGCTTAGCGCACGGAGGAGGAGCAGATGAGCGGCAACGGGTGGGTCGCTGAGGCCCCCTGCGCCGGGGATTCCCGCTTCACGTCCGAGGAGACGGCGGCCGGAGCCCCGACACAGCCGCTGGTCCTCCAGCTCCTCTCCGTCTGCCAGGTCTGCCCGTTCCGATCGCAGTGCATCGACTTGGTTCTGCCCAGCCAGAGCCTCTTCGACGGCGTGTGCGGCGGGCGACTCTGGCGTAACGGACAGGCCCTCGCCGCCTGCGAGGGCGCACGGCCCGGAGAGTTGCGCGAACGCGGGCGCCGCCCAATCACCCACGGCACCGAAGCCGGAGCCCGTGCTCACAACCGACGCGGAGAGCCCGCCTGCTCCCTGTGCCGGGAAGCCGGACGGCTCGCCCAGCAGGCCCGCCGCGCCCGCAAGCGCGCTAACTCCTCGGACGAGAAATAGGTGACATCTGTGAAAAACGAAGAAGCAGCTTCTCCAGTCAGGGCCTGTGAGCGCCAGGAGGAATCCGGCTTCGCGCTCAGGCCCCTGCCGGTCGCC
This genomic interval from Streptomyces sp. NBC_00557 contains the following:
- a CDS encoding DNA cytosine methyltransferase, whose translation is MPRSIHLLCGAGGDATGLLEAGFEPILGINHWQTAVDTFELNHPTAAARCADIQNYPMRWLPKALVLWASVICTEISPAGGKKRPDPVQDALFEEEEQWRELPPEAFEMTRVTAWCVLRAAEAKRFPCVVVENVVEFVTDWILFPEWIRAMKKLGYRVQIVSVSSAHIGSETNPYAPQWRDRVYLVFTLTGVRRPDLAPRPLAYCVECGRDVKARQSWRDPRVKVGKYGVQYDYRCPNTRCGHALVEPYVRPASDVIMWDDIGQRIGDRAKPLVPNTMRRIEAGLAKFPYDPSVVTLTHGKDGTDRAFAPHTRPLPTRTAKLGEALLVPVGGSWNDTASSAAEPMRTRTTRESEALVTVDPFIVEFRNNCDAAPIDAPLSTIATARHHGLVVPDGDIRSRARNTLVIPYRKAAPKTTAGPLHTLSTRDSAAVLRSAPAIEDCYFRMLQPREQLSAQRFPGTYEVVGSKAAQTQQAGNAVSVNVARWIGERLKPVLA